From a region of the Triticum aestivum cultivar Chinese Spring chromosome 7D, IWGSC CS RefSeq v2.1, whole genome shotgun sequence genome:
- the LOC123164838 gene encoding cell division control protein 48 homolog C has protein sequence MAKRPRNFRAVRSNSFESYLRRVISEAGLAVPGCCADDVAAALRSRHPDLRRKQHAPLVAAVRRALLTVPLAPAPGADGDESGSEMDSRASSPSSRRRRHDAHATASSSTSYSEHDDDARAPSPPPAFDVTKAMLRTRYASLTPRKEPAAVAAAAASQQLEIELNSEKPRRRVTTDGGGAGDPKQEAGASEGGGGGGAKGPRFSDLGGMESVIDELMMEVVVPLCHPELPLRLGVRPVAGILLHGPPGCGKTTLAHAIANETGVPFYKISAPEVVSGVSGASEENIRVLFKKAYRTAPSIVFIDEIDAIASKRENLQREMERRIVTQLMTCMDEFHQNVGSDGGELDSQSSEKKPGYVIVIGATNRPDAVDQALRRPGRFDREISLGVPDEIGRKQILKMLTQNLTLEKDQFDLFKIARATPGFVGADLKALVDKAGNLAMKRIIVERKKQSGGGDVNNKQDWWRHPWSEGEMDSLCITMDDFEEAATMVQPSLRREGFSSVPDVTWEDVGGLDSLKKEFDRCIVRCIKHPEVYKDFGVNMQAGFLLFGPPGCGKTLIAKAVAHDAGANFIHIKGPELLNKYVGESESEVRKIFTRARINSPCILFFDEIDALTTKRGKEGGWVVERLLNQLLVELDGADQRHGVYVIGATNRIDVIDEAVLRPGRFGKKHFVPLPGADERVAILKAHTEKKTLSVDVDLNAIARREECNNLTGADLASLVNEAAMAALEERCEFLAKGDSSMSTDLTNKIKLRHFEHALSKVKPSVSEQQRKHFDALSKKYSAN, from the exons atggcgAAGCGCCCGCGCAACTTCCGGGCGGTGCGGTCCAACTCCTTCGAGTCCTACCTCCGGCGGGTCATATCCGAGGCCGGGCTCGCCGTGCCGGGCTGCTGCGCCGACGACGTCGCCGCCGCGCTCCGCTCCCGCCACCCGGACCTGCGCCGCAAGCAGCACGCGCCCCTCGTGGCCGCCGTCCGCCGCGCCCTCCTCACCGTCCCCCTCGCCCCCGCCCCCGGCGCCGACGGTGACGAATCCGGCTCCGAGATGGACTCCCGCGCGTCCtccccctcctcccgccgccggcgccacgacgcccacgccaccgcctcctcctccacctcctactCCGAGCACGACGACGACGCCCGCGCCCCCTCGCCTCCCCCCGCCTTCGACGTCACCAAGGCCATGCTCCGCACGCGCTACGCCTCCCTCACGCCCAGGAAGGAgcccgccgcggtcgccgccgcggccgccagccagcagctcgagatcgagctcaactCGGAGAAGCCCCGCCGGCGCGTCACGACCGATGGTGGCGGCGCTGGCGACCCCAAGCAGGAGGCAGGGGCcagcgaaggaggcggcggcggaggggccAAGGGGCCCAGGTTTTCTGACCTCGGGGGGATGGAGTCCGTGATTGACGAGCTGATGATGGAGGTTGTGGTTCCCCTGTGCCACCCGGAGCTGCCGCTGCGGCTCGGGGTTCGGCCTGTGGCAGGGATTCTGCTGCACGGGCCGCCGGGCTGCGGGAAGACCACGCTCGCCCACGCAATTGCCAACGAGACTGGCGTGCCATTCTACAAGATATCGGCGCCGGAAGTCGTATCTGGTGTCTCTG GAGCATCTGAGGAAAATATCAGAGTCTTGTTTAAGAAGGCGTACAGAACTGCTCCCTCAATTGTATTTATAGATGAGATAGACGCAATTGCATCCAAGAGGGAGAATTTGCAACGTGAAATGGAGCGACGGATAGTTACACAGTTAATGACATGCATGGATGAATTCCACCAGAATGTTGGATCGGATGGTGGTGAGTTGGACTCACAATCATCTGAAAAGAAGCCTGGCTATGTCATTGTCATTGGAGCTACCAATAGGCCTGATGCTGTTGACCAAGCGCTTCGGAGACCAGGGAGGTTTGATCGAGAAATATCTCTTGGTGTTCCAGATGAGATTGGACGGAAACAGATTTTGAAGATGCTTACTCAGAACCTAACACTGGAGAAAGACCAATTTGACCTGTTCAAGATAGCAAGGGCTACCCCAGGATTTGTTGGCGCAGACTTGAAGGCGTTGGTGGATAAAGCAGGGAATCTGGCAATGAAGAGAATAATTGTTGAAAGAAAAAAACAGAGTGGTGGGGGTGATGTAAACAACAAGCAGGACTGGTGGCGACATCCCTGGAGTGAAGGTGAGATGGACAGCCTATGTATCACTATGGATGACTTTGAG GAAGCGGCCACAATGGTTCAACCATCATTGAGAAGGGAAGGATTTTCTTCTGTGCCTGACGTCACATGGGAGGATGTTGGAGGTCTTGATTCGTTAAAGAAAGAATTTGACCGGTGCATTGTTCGTTGTATCAAGCACCCTGAAGTTTATAAG GATTTCGGAGTGAACATGCAAGCTGGGTTTTTGCTGTTTGGACCTCCAGGCTGTGGGAAAACACTAATAGCAAAAGCAGTTGCACATGATGCAGGGGCAAATTTTATTCACATTAAG GGGCCTGAGCTACTGAACAAGTATGTTGGGGAGAGTGAATCAGAAGTAAGGAAGATATTCACCCGTGCAAGGATTAACTCCCCATGCATCCTATTTTTTGACGAG ATAGATGCTCTGACAACAAAAAGAGGGAAAGAGGGAGGATGGGTTGTTGAACGTCTCCTAAACCAG TTACTTGTTGAACTCGATGGTGCTGATCAGCGTCATGGTGTTTATGTCATTGGAGCTACGAACAG AATTGATGTTATAGATGAGGCTGTCCTACGGCCTGGCAGATTTGGGAAGAAACACTTTGTACCTTTACCTGGTGCTGATGAGCGGGTTGCGATATTGAAAGCACATACTGAAAAGAAAACTCTTTCGGTAGATGTTGATTTGAACGCAATTGCACGTCGAGAGGAGTGCAATAATCTCACTGGTGCCGACCTGGCATCACTG GTGAACGAAGCAGCCATGGCAGCATTGGAGGAGAGGTGCGAATTCCTGGCGAAAGGGGACTCGTCAATGAGTACTGACTTGACTAATAAGATTAAACTGCGGCACTTTGAGCATGCTCTCTCTAAAGTAAAGCCCTCGGTATCTGAACAG CAAAGGAAACACTTCGACGCGCTGTCAAAGAAATATTCGGCCAACTGA